Proteins encoded in a region of the Phacochoerus africanus isolate WHEZ1 chromosome 8, ROS_Pafr_v1, whole genome shotgun sequence genome:
- the PLA2G2F gene encoding group IIF secretory phospholipase A2 has protein sequence MADGARANPKGFRKKALVRRPSGWRGPSRTSRSGLGMKKLLTVTLLASSVLPLAQSSLFNLKSMVEAITGRNAILSFVGYGCYCGLGGRGLPMDEVDWCCHAHDCCYQKLFDLDCHPYVDHYDYTIENNTNLVCSQLNQTECDKQTCECDKSLVLCFQKQIYREEHRNYLNIYCQGPTPNCSIYESPPTAAGCSPGSPVPPTPP, from the exons ATGGCAGATGGGGCTCGGGCCAACCCCAAAGGGTTCAGGAAGAAGGCGCTGGTTAGGCGCCCCTCTGGGTGGAGAGGTCCTTCGAGAACCTCCAG ATCTGGCCTGGGGATGAAGAAGCTCCTTACCGTCACCCTCCTGGCCAGCAGCG TCCTGCCCTTGGCCCAGAGCAGCCTGTTCAACCTCAAGTCCATGGTGGAAGCCATCACGGGGAGGAACGCCATCCTGTCGTTCGTGGGCTACGGCTGCTACTGCGGGCTGGGGGGGCGCGGCCTGCCCATGGATGAGGTGGACTG GTGCTGCCATGCCCACGACTGCTGCTACCAGAAGCTCTTTGACCTGGACTGCCACCCCTATGTGGACCACTATGACTATACCATTGAAAACAACACCAACCTTGTCTGCA GCCAGCTCAACCAGACCGAGTGTGACAAACAGACGTGCGAGTGTGACAAGAGCCTGGTCCTGTGCTTCCAGAAGCAGATATACAGGGAAGAGCATCGCAATTACCTCAACATCTACTGCCAGGGCCCCACGCCCAACTGCAGCATCTATGAGTCGCCCCCAACAGCGGCAGGCTGCAGCCCTGGCTCCCCAGTGCCCCCCACGCCTCCCTAG